From a region of the Chloroflexota bacterium genome:
- a CDS encoding S9 family peptidase: protein MAELRNWQATSLLELRFISDAQISPNGEQIAFVETWIEETTSKSGTRKPDYRSAIMLIQADGGTPQRMTFSVSGRDSSPRWSPDGSKLAFISTRDAGVAQLFVLDLARGGEAQQLTSLGYGVAEINWRPDSQALAFISRGAKAKAQTHVESLRDEKIIERLPFKFDGVGYLQPEYAQIWLVELGQEPSQITDQAFDHADPAWSPDGSELAFITVSRAELEHTRQADMYLLNVAAGTSRCLTNALGPVYHPTWSPDGSQIAYIGHDQHTGNASNEALWCVSRAGGDARLLSVGFEYGLENSVISDARIGRFPYRPYWRDNGIYCLATRAARTRAYRYSDGAMHELTPEDNPSISGYSQSLNKRTAFTAGTATQLEALYMGDADGSIHLLYDPNAALLASIQTIEPERFSYASFDGLAIEGWVIKPVGFSQGQQYPSLLYIHGGPHSAYGHNFMHEFQVLAAAGYGVIYTNPRGGTGYGQRFRALVRQDFGGDDYRDLMAAADLAETWDWIDTKRMGVLGGSYGGYMTNWIISHTERFAAANTQRCISNLMSFFGTSDIGPYFGEDEFGGKPWADIDKFMERSPIRYVNSINTPLLILHSDEDHRCPVEQAEQLYTALKVLDKPVRFVRFPREGHELSRSGEPLHRIARIEYILDWFGHYLQGQELQPADHFRRSVAGEWQSSQ, encoded by the coding sequence ATGGCCGAGTTGCGCAACTGGCAAGCCACGAGTCTGTTAGAGCTACGTTTTATCTCCGATGCCCAAATTTCGCCCAACGGCGAGCAAATTGCCTTTGTGGAAACCTGGATCGAGGAAACCACCAGCAAGAGTGGCACTCGCAAGCCCGATTATCGTTCAGCAATTATGTTAATTCAGGCCGATGGTGGCACGCCGCAACGCATGACGTTCAGCGTTTCAGGTCGCGATAGCTCGCCACGCTGGTCGCCTGATGGTAGCAAATTGGCCTTTATCTCAACTCGCGATGCAGGCGTGGCCCAACTGTTCGTACTCGATTTGGCTCGTGGTGGCGAGGCTCAGCAACTAACCAGCCTTGGTTATGGTGTGGCCGAAATCAACTGGCGACCCGATAGCCAAGCCTTGGCATTTATCTCGCGCGGAGCCAAAGCCAAAGCGCAAACCCATGTCGAAAGCTTGCGCGACGAAAAAATTATCGAGCGCTTGCCATTTAAATTCGATGGTGTAGGCTATTTGCAGCCAGAATACGCGCAAATTTGGCTGGTTGAATTGGGGCAAGAACCAAGCCAAATTACCGATCAAGCCTTTGATCACGCTGATCCGGCCTGGTCGCCTGATGGCAGCGAGTTGGCTTTTATCACGGTTTCGCGGGCCGAACTAGAGCACACCCGCCAAGCCGATATGTATCTATTAAATGTTGCAGCTGGCACATCGCGCTGTTTAACCAATGCCCTAGGTCCGGTCTATCACCCAACTTGGTCGCCCGATGGCAGCCAAATCGCCTATATCGGTCATGATCAACACACTGGCAATGCCTCAAACGAGGCTTTGTGGTGTGTTAGTCGGGCGGGCGGCGATGCCCGCTTGCTCAGCGTTGGCTTTGAATATGGGCTTGAAAATAGCGTGATCAGCGATGCTCGCATTGGGCGCTTTCCTTATCGGCCTTATTGGCGCGATAATGGCATCTACTGTTTGGCAACTCGTGCCGCCCGCACCCGCGCCTATCGCTACAGCGACGGCGCGATGCATGAACTTACGCCTGAAGATAATCCTAGCATTTCGGGCTACAGCCAATCGTTGAACAAGCGCACTGCCTTCACCGCTGGCACTGCCACCCAACTCGAAGCGCTGTATATGGGCGATGCTGATGGCAGTATTCATCTGCTCTACGACCCCAATGCTGCATTACTCGCCAGCATCCAAACCATCGAGCCAGAGCGTTTTAGCTATGCCAGCTTCGATGGCTTGGCGATCGAAGGCTGGGTGATCAAACCTGTGGGATTCAGCCAAGGCCAGCAATATCCTTCGTTGTTATATATTCATGGTGGCCCGCATAGCGCCTATGGTCACAATTTTATGCATGAATTTCAGGTGCTGGCGGCGGCGGGCTATGGCGTGATTTACACCAATCCACGCGGTGGTACAGGCTATGGTCAGCGCTTCCGCGCGTTGGTACGCCAAGATTTTGGCGGCGATGATTATCGCGATCTCATGGCTGCTGCCGATCTGGCCGAAACCTGGGATTGGATCGACACCAAACGAATGGGTGTGCTTGGTGGCTCATATGGCGGCTATATGACCAACTGGATCATCAGCCATACCGAGCGCTTTGCCGCCGCCAACACCCAACGCTGTATCTCCAATTTAATGAGCTTTTTCGGCACATCGGATATTGGGCCATACTTCGGCGAAGATGAATTCGGCGGCAAGCCTTGGGCTGATATCGATAAATTTATGGAGCGCTCACCAATTCGTTATGTAAATTCAATTAATACTCCATTGCTGATTTTGCATTCTGATGAAGACCATCGCTGCCCAGTCGAGCAAGCTGAGCAACTGTATACCGCGCTCAAAGTGCTGGATAAACCTGTGCGTTTTGTCCGCTTCCCGCGCGAAGGCCACGAACTTTCACGCAGCGGCGAGCCATTGCATCGGATCGCACGAATCGAATATATTTTGGATTGGTTCGGCCATTATTTGCAAGGACAGGAACTCCAGCCTGCTGATCATTTCCGGCGCAGCGTTGCTGGCGAATGGCAAAGCAGCCAATAA
- a CDS encoding RICIN domain-containing protein, with translation MNTQHLPNRSRRLPWLAGTLLTLLTSSLFFSPTQPVANADQAGLGSYTTTLPAGAKVPDDFNGNPVSPKRTANVTGAMPTNDWWSSLGWQRFPGNPYSENMTALPLIVKAKATGLGVTFPTIPAISTGSPNYIGEFHYNASEDLNLGLVGLNSPDAKVDGYSDWTVTAYWNGGGTLRATFGHGMPFVYLTKSGGDALIGAAAPPSVWTGAGTNALGITVNGHHYGIFAPTGATWSQSGNNFQSNLAGKDYYSVAVLPDNSVATFNFFKARAYAFVTNTTASWSYDQASATLNTTFSATTVAKEGSNTNTVLGLYRHHAINSSTALTNYSYTTARGQIRLRDGNSFTTAMRFNGVLPTLPDAGDYNRTTLNNHLNDVAFEASHFGGADTYYTGKALLRLANLIPIAEQLGNTNARNALITAVRNRLQEWFTASANDTNGQFYYNSNWGTVIGYPASFGSDTELNDHHFHYGYYIYAAAILAQYDPNWALDSNWGSMVKLLINDAANISTATDPRFPRLRTFDIYEGHSWASGHAGFGAGNNHESSSEAMMFNSAVLLWGANTGNTQMRDLGIFMYTHETHAIEQYWFNVDNAVFPAGFTANNNHPAVGMVWGDGGSYATWFSANPEMIHGINFLPFHGGSLYLGRNPTYVNKNYSQMRSNIGGAERYWLDIIWQFQAFGDAATAATKFDTVAYTPEEGETKAHTYHWIRNLKQLGSIDTSITANTPTYAVFNKNGVRTYVAWNPTANPLTVTFSNGVVLNSIPARSMARSTGTTPPPTATPVNPTATPVNPTATPVNPTATPVNPTATPVPPTATPVAGCSAVSLDANSYYRVTARHSGKALDVDGVSSADGANVHQWGYVGGLNQQWRFEGVGSNYFKVTARHSGKALDVAGGTTATGNGVNIHQWPYGNTTNQQWCLRDVGSGYYAIIARHSGKALDVAEASTADGGNVHQWEYVGATNQQWQLTKIDAGGNTLHVIDGAAQNVAGTLSLSAGAGANTDSIPSAGGANRDGTPTNALVYTISGLTRTYNSQATQFKLFVDSNTAVGNGVQARISYDWTGDGSYDRTETYNYFPTDPVAGFEQYSQTAGLKSSSGAWANLSNGRVRIEIWNAIGNGSASVRTSATSAQGQQSTITLPFN, from the coding sequence ATGAATACACAACATTTACCTAATCGCTCAAGACGATTACCATGGCTTGCAGGAACCCTCCTAACATTATTAACTTCCAGTTTGTTCTTTTCTCCAACCCAACCTGTTGCCAACGCTGATCAAGCTGGGCTGGGCAGTTATACCACCACCTTGCCAGCAGGCGCAAAAGTTCCCGATGATTTTAATGGAAATCCTGTTTCTCCCAAACGCACTGCCAATGTCACTGGCGCTATGCCCACCAACGATTGGTGGAGTTCGCTCGGCTGGCAGCGCTTCCCTGGTAATCCCTATTCGGAAAATATGACGGCCTTGCCGTTGATTGTCAAAGCCAAAGCAACTGGCTTGGGCGTGACCTTCCCGACAATTCCCGCAATTTCAACTGGCTCACCCAACTACATTGGTGAGTTTCACTACAATGCTTCCGAAGACCTGAACCTTGGTTTGGTGGGCTTGAATTCGCCCGATGCCAAAGTTGACGGCTACTCGGATTGGACAGTCACGGCCTATTGGAATGGTGGCGGCACGCTCCGCGCAACCTTCGGCCATGGCATGCCCTTCGTCTATTTGACCAAGAGTGGCGGCGATGCCTTGATTGGCGCAGCTGCTCCGCCAAGTGTTTGGACTGGCGCTGGCACGAATGCCCTCGGCATCACGGTCAACGGCCATCATTACGGTATTTTTGCCCCAACTGGCGCAACCTGGAGCCAATCGGGGAATAATTTCCAATCAAATTTGGCAGGCAAAGATTATTATTCGGTAGCAGTGCTGCCTGATAATAGCGTGGCAACCTTTAATTTCTTCAAAGCCCGCGCCTATGCCTTTGTTACCAACACCACTGCTAGCTGGAGCTACGACCAAGCTTCGGCTACCTTGAACACAACCTTCAGCGCAACCACAGTTGCCAAAGAAGGCAGCAATACCAACACTGTTTTGGGCTTGTATCGCCACCACGCGATCAACTCATCGACGGCGTTGACGAACTACAGCTACACCACCGCCCGTGGTCAAATTCGCTTGCGCGATGGTAATTCGTTTACCACGGCCATGCGATTCAACGGCGTACTGCCAACCTTGCCAGATGCAGGCGATTACAACCGCACCACGCTCAACAATCACTTGAATGATGTTGCTTTCGAAGCTAGCCACTTTGGCGGTGCTGATACCTACTACACTGGTAAGGCGCTCTTACGGTTGGCCAACTTGATTCCAATTGCTGAACAATTGGGCAACACCAACGCCCGTAATGCGTTGATTACTGCTGTGCGCAACCGTTTGCAAGAATGGTTCACCGCGAGCGCCAACGATACCAACGGCCAGTTTTATTACAACAGCAATTGGGGTACGGTCATCGGCTACCCAGCTTCATTCGGCTCGGATACCGAATTGAACGACCACCACTTCCACTATGGCTATTACATCTACGCTGCGGCAATCTTGGCCCAATACGATCCAAACTGGGCGCTCGATAGCAACTGGGGTTCGATGGTCAAGCTGTTGATCAACGATGCTGCCAACATCAGCACCGCCACTGATCCACGATTCCCACGCTTGCGCACCTTCGACATCTATGAAGGCCACTCATGGGCTTCGGGCCATGCAGGCTTTGGCGCAGGCAACAACCACGAATCATCATCAGAAGCAATGATGTTCAACAGTGCTGTGCTCTTGTGGGGCGCAAACACTGGCAACACCCAAATGCGCGACCTTGGGATCTTCATGTATACCCACGAAACCCATGCGATCGAGCAATATTGGTTCAATGTTGATAACGCTGTCTTCCCAGCTGGCTTCACCGCCAACAACAATCACCCCGCCGTCGGCATGGTTTGGGGCGATGGTGGCAGCTATGCAACCTGGTTCAGTGCCAACCCCGAAATGATCCACGGGATCAACTTCTTGCCATTCCACGGTGGTTCGTTGTACTTGGGTCGCAACCCAACCTATGTCAACAAAAACTACAGCCAAATGCGCAGCAACATCGGCGGCGCAGAACGCTACTGGCTCGATATTATTTGGCAATTCCAAGCGTTTGGTGATGCCGCAACTGCCGCAACCAAGTTTGATACGGTCGCCTACACGCCAGAAGAAGGCGAAACCAAGGCTCATACCTATCACTGGATTCGCAACCTGAAGCAGTTGGGTTCGATCGATACGTCGATCACCGCCAACACCCCAACCTATGCGGTTTTCAACAAAAATGGTGTGCGCACCTATGTTGCTTGGAATCCAACCGCAAATCCATTGACCGTAACCTTCTCGAATGGTGTGGTGTTGAATAGCATTCCTGCACGCAGCATGGCTCGTAGCACGGGCACAACCCCACCACCAACCGCGACTCCGGTCAACCCAACTGCAACACCAGTCAATCCGACGGCAACACCAGTCAACCCAACCGCAACTCCGGTCAATCCAACCGCTACGCCAGTCCCACCAACTGCTACGCCAGTTGCCGGCTGTTCAGCAGTCAGCTTGGATGCCAACAGCTATTATCGGGTAACGGCTCGCCACAGTGGCAAAGCCTTGGATGTTGATGGTGTTTCAAGCGCTGATGGGGCGAATGTGCATCAATGGGGCTATGTTGGTGGCTTGAACCAACAATGGCGCTTCGAAGGCGTTGGCAGCAACTACTTCAAAGTAACCGCTCGTCATAGTGGTAAAGCACTTGATGTTGCTGGTGGTACAACCGCAACTGGCAACGGGGTCAACATCCACCAATGGCCATATGGCAACACTACTAACCAACAATGGTGTTTGCGCGATGTTGGCAGCGGCTACTATGCGATTATTGCCCGCCACAGTGGCAAGGCGCTTGATGTTGCTGAAGCCTCAACCGCCGATGGTGGCAACGTTCATCAATGGGAATATGTCGGCGCAACCAACCAACAATGGCAACTCACCAAGATCGATGCTGGTGGCAACACCTTGCACGTCATCGATGGCGCTGCCCAAAATGTAGCTGGTACGTTGAGCTTGAGCGCAGGCGCAGGAGCCAACACCGACAGCATTCCATCGGCTGGCGGAGCTAACCGCGATGGTACGCCGACCAACGCTTTGGTTTATACCATCTCCGGCTTGACCCGCACCTACAACAGCCAAGCCACCCAATTCAAGCTGTTTGTCGATTCAAATACCGCCGTGGGCAACGGGGTTCAAGCCCGAATCTCCTACGACTGGACAGGCGACGGCAGCTATGATCGCACTGAAACCTACAACTACTTCCCAACCGATCCGGTGGCAGGCTTCGAGCAATATAGCCAAACCGCTGGCCTCAAGAGCAGCAGTGGTGCTTGGGCCAACCTGAGCAATGGTCGGGTTCGGATTGAAATTTGGAACGCAATTGGCAATGGTTCAGCGAGCGTTCGCACCAGCGCCACCAGCGCCCAAGGCCAACAATCAACCATCACCTTGCCATTCAATTAA
- a CDS encoding AAA family ATPase, protein MQCTECLNLNPASARFCSQCGRMLADAPLPRSERRRVTVMFADLVGFSSIAEQLDAEAVHRLINACFDRLVPIIEHYGGVVDKFIGDAIMAIFGAPLAHEDDPIRAVHAASAMLDAIAELSQQEGLALGLHIGINTGVVIAGGIGSLGRQHYSVIGDAVNLAARLQDLASNGEILVGPETQRMAAHVFDFAALGEKAIKGRSEQVAVFKLRGLNPRPSSGRGIKGLQSPMVGRSNELDSLLAVTDNLAQQRGRVVMAVGEAGIGKSRLLTEWRNQSLEQLPQVVWYEARCLSYTQESAYALLRDLVRSLIGVSLNDGEDEMAAALHQIATALLADQADQVIPALSHLLLLPASRRFDELSPQSLQALYITAVRRLVLAQGQHTPVIWSIEDIHWADEASVDVLQSLLQLHNDIPLVILATSRPDREVVGWRLVEAARDLKGLELNLAPLSLANGRELIANLLHFDGLPEHLRTAILNKADGNPFFVEEVIRTLIDREAIMHDGNSWVALEAINQIELPDSVHGLLAARIDRLPTELRQLLHIAAVIGRRFAIRVVAEVLGSTAEKLTNSIDLLVDRELLRRDRTNPNGYLRFRHALVHEVVYSTTLQTERRRLHGVVGETLETLYPSRREELAAALANHFMHAEHPKAFEYALLAGDVAYRQYALREAIRHYERAHDLSHQYELPLAVVRGLYLNYARATELVGETKQALDLYNHVLERCDSEQDTESLTIVLIERARLLMLPSLHRDLERSRSDTMRALELATQQGDRQSEARCYWLLALIEGHLSRFTDAEPWGEKALSLARELGMRELQAYCLNDFHRVAINRGQHELAEQMLREAIELWRSLNNLPMLADSLSGMADFYYSRRDLEQAVRYAREAERLSVMIGNAWNLGFSRSVLGGIALETGDIQQALHMFQSSIEQSSISGPIMLNMYSRTELLRLYRILGDYASALAVIDAAEAYLEQINDEALATLRQLTAALRLLISIEQTQPEPAAMAEAIHQVLAFDLGDQQVIAGVMLRVAHIELSLKLGEYAHGERLLEQVVEQLSSLWFGTSLVVNYRARLAAAQGKISEALQLSEGLINEQPAGDVHDLWRFHAWRAEWLETQGQPDQALTERQQAQRLIRHISSNILRDELRDHFLGMPLVQATLQEPSSSFII, encoded by the coding sequence ATGCAATGTACAGAATGTCTCAACCTCAACCCTGCCAGCGCTCGTTTTTGCTCTCAGTGTGGCCGTATGTTGGCCGATGCTCCCTTGCCACGCAGCGAACGGCGGCGGGTTACGGTGATGTTTGCCGATTTGGTGGGCTTTAGCTCAATCGCTGAGCAGTTGGATGCTGAGGCGGTACATCGCTTAATTAATGCTTGTTTTGATCGTTTAGTGCCAATCATCGAGCATTACGGCGGGGTCGTCGATAAATTTATTGGCGATGCGATTATGGCGATTTTTGGCGCTCCTCTCGCTCACGAAGATGATCCAATTCGCGCGGTACACGCCGCCAGTGCCATGCTCGATGCGATTGCTGAGCTCAGCCAACAAGAAGGCCTTGCCTTAGGTTTGCACATCGGCATCAATACAGGCGTGGTGATTGCAGGCGGCATCGGTTCGCTCGGTCGCCAGCACTATTCGGTGATTGGCGATGCGGTTAATTTGGCGGCCCGCTTGCAAGATTTAGCCAGCAACGGCGAAATTTTGGTTGGCCCCGAAACTCAACGCATGGCAGCCCATGTCTTTGATTTTGCGGCGCTGGGCGAAAAAGCAATCAAAGGTCGTTCTGAACAAGTGGCGGTCTTCAAGCTACGCGGTCTCAATCCGCGCCCCTCATCTGGCCGTGGCATTAAAGGTTTACAAAGCCCCATGGTTGGCCGTAGCAACGAGCTCGATAGCCTGTTGGCAGTAACCGATAATTTGGCTCAGCAGCGCGGGCGGGTAGTGATGGCGGTTGGCGAGGCTGGCATTGGCAAAAGTCGGCTGTTGACCGAGTGGCGTAACCAAAGTTTGGAGCAATTGCCCCAAGTTGTTTGGTATGAAGCCCGCTGTCTCTCCTATACCCAAGAAAGTGCCTATGCCTTGTTGCGCGATTTGGTGCGCTCATTAATTGGCGTGTCGCTCAATGATGGCGAAGATGAAATGGCCGCAGCCTTGCATCAAATCGCCACGGCGCTCTTGGCCGATCAAGCCGATCAGGTGATTCCGGCGCTGAGCCATTTGTTATTGCTGCCAGCTTCACGTCGCTTCGATGAGCTTAGCCCCCAATCGTTGCAAGCACTCTATATCACCGCCGTGCGGCGTTTGGTGCTGGCTCAAGGCCAACATACCCCCGTGATTTGGTCGATTGAAGATATTCACTGGGCCGATGAGGCTTCGGTCGATGTGCTGCAAAGTTTGTTGCAATTGCACAACGACATTCCGTTGGTGATTTTAGCGACCTCACGGCCTGATCGCGAAGTGGTTGGCTGGCGTTTGGTCGAGGCTGCCCGCGATTTAAAAGGCCTCGAATTGAATCTAGCGCCATTATCGCTCGCCAATGGCCGCGAATTGATTGCCAATTTGCTGCATTTCGATGGCCTGCCTGAACATTTGCGCACGGCGATTCTCAACAAAGCCGATGGTAATCCCTTCTTTGTTGAAGAAGTTATTCGCACCTTGATCGATCGTGAAGCGATTATGCACGATGGCAATAGTTGGGTGGCGCTTGAGGCAATCAATCAAATCGAATTGCCCGATAGTGTGCATGGCTTGTTGGCCGCACGGATCGATCGCTTGCCGACTGAGTTACGCCAACTTTTACACATTGCGGCAGTGATTGGTCGGCGTTTTGCGATTCGAGTGGTGGCTGAGGTGCTTGGTTCAACCGCCGAAAAACTTACCAACTCAATCGATTTATTAGTTGATCGCGAGTTGCTACGGCGCGATCGCACCAATCCCAATGGCTATTTACGTTTCCGCCATGCCTTGGTCCATGAAGTGGTCTATAGCACAACCTTGCAAACTGAGCGCCGTCGCTTGCATGGTGTAGTTGGCGAAACCTTAGAAACGCTCTATCCTTCGCGTCGCGAGGAATTGGCAGCAGCTTTGGCCAACCACTTTATGCATGCCGAACATCCCAAGGCCTTTGAATATGCCTTGTTAGCTGGCGATGTAGCCTATCGTCAATATGCCTTGCGCGAAGCAATTCGCCATTATGAACGTGCTCACGATTTGAGCCATCAGTATGAATTGCCCTTGGCTGTGGTGCGCGGTTTGTATCTGAATTATGCGCGAGCTACCGAATTGGTTGGCGAAACCAAGCAAGCGCTCGATTTATATAATCATGTGCTTGAACGCTGCGACAGCGAACAAGATACCGAATCGTTGACGATTGTGTTGATTGAACGGGCACGTTTGCTGATGTTGCCAAGCCTCCATCGCGACCTTGAGCGCAGCCGTAGCGACACCATGCGAGCCTTAGAATTAGCCACCCAACAGGGCGATCGTCAATCGGAAGCCCGCTGCTATTGGCTTCTCGCCTTAATCGAAGGCCATCTTAGCCGCTTTACCGATGCTGAACCTTGGGGCGAAAAAGCCCTGAGCCTAGCCCGTGAGTTGGGTATGCGCGAGTTGCAAGCCTATTGTTTGAATGACTTCCATCGGGTGGCGATTAACCGTGGTCAGCATGAATTGGCTGAGCAAATGTTGCGTGAAGCAATTGAATTATGGCGCTCGTTGAATAACCTGCCAATGCTAGCCGATAGCCTTTCGGGCATGGCCGATTTCTACTATTCACGCCGCGATTTAGAGCAAGCGGTGCGTTATGCGCGTGAGGCTGAACGCTTGTCCGTGATGATCGGCAATGCTTGGAATTTGGGCTTTTCGCGCTCGGTGCTTGGTGGTATTGCCCTCGAAACTGGCGATATTCAACAGGCGTTGCATATGTTCCAGTCATCGATCGAGCAATCGAGTATTTCTGGCCCAATTATGCTGAACATGTATTCGCGCACCGAATTGCTGCGTTTGTATCGCATACTCGGCGATTATGCTTCGGCGCTGGCGGTCATCGATGCAGCTGAGGCCTATTTGGAACAAATTAATGATGAAGCCTTAGCAACCTTGCGCCAACTGACTGCTGCGTTGCGTTTGCTGATCTCGATCGAACAAACCCAACCTGAGCCAGCCGCAATGGCCGAGGCGATTCACCAAGTATTGGCCTTTGATTTAGGCGATCAACAGGTGATTGCTGGGGTTATGCTGCGGGTGGCGCATATCGAATTGAGCCTTAAACTCGGTGAATATGCTCATGGCGAACGTTTGTTGGAGCAAGTTGTCGAGCAACTTTCATCGTTGTGGTTTGGCACGTCGTTAGTCGTCAACTATCGTGCTCGTTTGGCAGCAGCGCAAGGCAAAATCAGCGAAGCCTTGCAACTAAGCGAGGGCTTGATCAACGAACAGCCTGCTGGTGATGTGCATGATCTATGGCGTTTTCATGCGTGGCGAGCTGAATGGCTTGAAACGCAGGGCCAGCCTGATCAGGCATTGACCGAACGCCAACAGGCTCAGCGCTTGATTCGCCATATTTCAAGTAATATTTTGCGCGATGAACTGCGCGATCATTTTCTCGGCATGCCCTTGGTTCAAGCGACGTTGCAAGAACCAAGCTCAAGCTTCATTATTTAG